From the genome of Malus domestica chromosome 04, GDT2T_hap1, one region includes:
- the LOC103433903 gene encoding large ribosomal subunit protein eL18y, translated as MGIDLVAGGKSKKTKRTAPKSDDIYLKLLVKLYRFLVRRTASKFNAVILKRLFMSKVNKAPLSLSRLIKYMQGKDNKIAVVVGTITDDIRVYEVPQMKVTALRFTETARARIEKAGGECLTFDQLALRAPLGQNVVLLRGPKNSREAVKHFGPAPGVPHSHTKPYVRSKGRKFEKARGKRNSKGFRV; from the exons ATG GGGATCGATCTCGTGGCAGGAGGTAAGAGCAAGAAGACGAAGCGCACTGCGCCCAAGTCCGATGATATCTATCTGAAGCTTCTCGTCAAG CTGTACCGTTTTCTTGTCCGGAGGACTGCAAGCAAGTTCAATGCAGTCATTCTTAAACGTTTGTTCATGAGCAAGGTCAACAAGGCACCACTTTCTCTCTCGAGGTTGATTAAGTATATGCAAGGAAAG GACAACAAGATTGCTGTTGTTGTGGGGACCATCACTGATGACATTAGGGTTTATGAAGTTCCACAAATGAAGGTTACAGCACTGAGGTTCACTGAGACTGCAAGGGCCAGGATTGAGAAGGCAGGAGGAGAGTGCTTGACATTTGATCAGCTTGCTTTGAGAGCACCGTTGGGTCAGAACGTG GTTCTCCTCAGAGGTCCTAAGAATTCTCGTGAAGCAGTGAAGCACTTCGGACCAGCTCCTGGTGTACCACACAGCCACACTAAACCTTATGTGCGGTCCAAGGGAAGGAAGTTTGAGAAGGCTAGAGGAAAGAGGAACAGCAAGGGCTTTAGAGTTTAA
- the LOC103433904 gene encoding serine/threonine-protein phosphatase PP1 isoform X2 translates to MMMMTMEGMMDKGVLDDIIRRLLEGKGGKQVQLSEAEIRQLCVNARQIFLSQPNLLEVRAPVRICGDIHGQYQDLLRVFEYGGYPPSANYLFLGDYVDRGKQSLETICLLLAYKIRYPDKIFLLRGNHEDAKINRIYGFYDECKRRFNVRLWKIFTECFNCLPVAALIDGKILCMHGGLSPELENLDQIKEISRPTDIPDNGLLCDLLWSDPDARVEGWAESDRGVSCTFGADRVSDFLDKNELDLICRGHQVVEDGYEFFAKRRLVTIFSAPNYGGEFDNAGALLSVDEALVCSFEILKPVDHKASPSGSKLNLKKLN, encoded by the exons atgatgatgatgacaatGGAGGGGATGATGGATAAGGGCGTGTTGGATGATATAATCAGGAGGCTTTTGGAAGGCAAAGGAGGGAAGCAAGTGCAGCTTTCGGAGGCGGAGATCCGCCAACTTTGCGTCAACGCCCGCCAAATCTTCCTCTCTCAGCCTAATCTTCTCGAGGTCCGAGCTCCGGTTCGAATTTGCG GTGATATACATGGACAATACCAAGACCTACTAAGGGTTTTCGAATACGGTGGTTATCCTCCTTCTGCAAACTACCTGTTTCTAGGAGACTATGTGGATCGAGGCAAGCAAAGTTTGGAGACAATCTGTTTGCTTCTGGCCTACAAAATAAGATACCCAGacaaaattttccttttgaGGGGAAACCATGAAGATGCAAAGATTAATCGAATATATGGGTTCTATGACGAGTGTAAAAGGAGGTTTAATGTGAGGCTTTGGAAAATATTTACCGAGTGCTTTAATTGTTTGCCTGTGGCTGCACTTATTGATGGGAAGATACTTTGTATGCACGGGGGTCTCTCGCCAGAGTTGGAAAACTTGGaccaaataaaagaaatttcacGGCCAACTGACATTCCAGATAATGGTCTGTTATGCGATCTGCTTTGGTCTGATCCTGATGCTAGGGTTGAGGGCTGGGCGGAGAGCGATCGAGGTGTTTCCTGTACTTTTGGAGCTGATAGAGTTAGTGATTTTCTAGATAAGAATGAGCTTGATCTCATTTGCCGGGGTCATCAG GTGGTGGAGGATGGCTATGAGTTTTTCGCAAAACGAAGATTAGTCACAATATTTTCAGCTCCTAACTATGGCGGGGAGTTTGATAATGCCGGTGCTCTATTGAGTGTTGATGAAGCTCTGGTGTGTTCCTTTGAGATATTGAAACCAGTTGATCATAAAGCGTCCCCGAGTGGTTCAAAGTTAAATCTTAAAAAG CTCAATTAG
- the LOC103433904 gene encoding serine/threonine-protein phosphatase PP1 isoform X1, translating into MMMMTMEGMMDKGVLDDIIRRLLEGKGGKQVQLSEAEIRQLCVNARQIFLSQPNLLEVRAPVRICGDIHGQYQDLLRVFEYGGYPPSANYLFLGDYVDRGKQSLETICLLLAYKIRYPDKIFLLRGNHEDAKINRIYGFYDECKRRFNVRLWKIFTECFNCLPVAALIDGKILCMHGGLSPELENLDQIKEISRPTDIPDNGLLCDLLWSDPDARVEGWAESDRGVSCTFGADRVSDFLDKNELDLICRGHQVVEDGYEFFAKRRLVTIFSAPNYGGEFDNAGALLSVDEALVCSFEILKPVDHKASPSGSKLNLKKPPKKN; encoded by the exons atgatgatgatgacaatGGAGGGGATGATGGATAAGGGCGTGTTGGATGATATAATCAGGAGGCTTTTGGAAGGCAAAGGAGGGAAGCAAGTGCAGCTTTCGGAGGCGGAGATCCGCCAACTTTGCGTCAACGCCCGCCAAATCTTCCTCTCTCAGCCTAATCTTCTCGAGGTCCGAGCTCCGGTTCGAATTTGCG GTGATATACATGGACAATACCAAGACCTACTAAGGGTTTTCGAATACGGTGGTTATCCTCCTTCTGCAAACTACCTGTTTCTAGGAGACTATGTGGATCGAGGCAAGCAAAGTTTGGAGACAATCTGTTTGCTTCTGGCCTACAAAATAAGATACCCAGacaaaattttccttttgaGGGGAAACCATGAAGATGCAAAGATTAATCGAATATATGGGTTCTATGACGAGTGTAAAAGGAGGTTTAATGTGAGGCTTTGGAAAATATTTACCGAGTGCTTTAATTGTTTGCCTGTGGCTGCACTTATTGATGGGAAGATACTTTGTATGCACGGGGGTCTCTCGCCAGAGTTGGAAAACTTGGaccaaataaaagaaatttcacGGCCAACTGACATTCCAGATAATGGTCTGTTATGCGATCTGCTTTGGTCTGATCCTGATGCTAGGGTTGAGGGCTGGGCGGAGAGCGATCGAGGTGTTTCCTGTACTTTTGGAGCTGATAGAGTTAGTGATTTTCTAGATAAGAATGAGCTTGATCTCATTTGCCGGGGTCATCAG GTGGTGGAGGATGGCTATGAGTTTTTCGCAAAACGAAGATTAGTCACAATATTTTCAGCTCCTAACTATGGCGGGGAGTTTGATAATGCCGGTGCTCTATTGAGTGTTGATGAAGCTCTGGTGTGTTCCTTTGAGATATTGAAACCAGTTGATCATAAAGCGTCCCCGAGTGGTTCAAAGTTAAATCTTAAAAAG CCTCCTAAAAAGAACTGA